A single genomic interval of Halorubrum aethiopicum harbors:
- a CDS encoding V-type ATP synthase subunit I, which produces MSKVSVTGSKRVIDDVIEAAYDHHSLHVSDYDDRYEGFEPGTSLEGAEEVNERLVTVRSLESILDVTAEDADGPGPLDDDALTAELEETRERVNELNDQRDELRAEIRDRQEEIDRMEPFAELGIELDLLGGYDSLEVVVGEAKPGAVEEALAKADGIDAFEVFSGGNVVAAFAAPADGAEEGVLQDALVGVDVAFLEVPDATASPAEYVADLENEKADLREELDAVDAELEEVKAEAAGFLLRAEEQLTIEAQKKQAPLSFATTENAFIAEGWIPTATVADFEAVIADAVGDHAEVEELERASFTPDGDHHTEAVADGGAVGGASASASAAAGSAASAGDDSAGSSEEDAEREAATDGGHATHGGDDPPVVQDNGSAAGPFELLVQGFGRPKYSEFDPTLLVFLTFPLMFGFMIGDVGYGVLYAAIGYFLYSNYEGTFRELGAVAIWAGLFTVLFGIYFGIDVFGYHAYQLFGIHWPVAGKGLSPADLNWALSFLVVSVLFGLIHLNVGYVLSFVSNYQQHDLKHALYEGGSWLLLLNGAWIWIFSQHVPGPKPDFLFESVSILTLGAVSFPGFPVVVGIAGLVAAALGAVLLAIGEPAELAEVLSPIVNVISYARIMAVLLAKGGMALAVNLLAFGAYIGEGGEGSFHFIFTPEYLAYIQEHSVANGGEYELVFAGLTTAFEPSAVGILALVGGVAVAFVGHVVVLLLGVTSAGIQAVRLEYVEFFGKFYEGGGDAYTPFGYDRQYTEE; this is translated from the coding sequence ATGAGCAAGGTGTCGGTGACGGGCTCGAAGCGCGTCATCGACGACGTGATCGAGGCGGCGTACGACCACCACTCGCTCCACGTCAGCGACTACGACGACCGCTACGAGGGGTTCGAACCCGGCACCTCGTTGGAGGGGGCCGAGGAGGTCAACGAGCGGCTCGTCACGGTCCGCTCGCTCGAGAGCATCCTCGACGTCACCGCCGAGGACGCCGACGGGCCGGGACCGCTCGACGACGACGCCCTCACGGCCGAACTCGAGGAGACCCGCGAGCGCGTCAACGAGCTCAACGACCAACGCGACGAGCTCCGCGCCGAGATACGCGACCGCCAGGAGGAGATCGACCGGATGGAGCCGTTCGCCGAGCTCGGCATCGAGCTCGACCTCCTCGGCGGGTACGACTCGCTCGAGGTCGTCGTCGGCGAGGCGAAACCCGGCGCGGTCGAGGAGGCGCTCGCGAAGGCCGACGGCATCGACGCCTTCGAGGTCTTCTCGGGCGGCAACGTCGTGGCCGCGTTCGCCGCGCCCGCCGACGGGGCCGAGGAGGGCGTCCTCCAGGACGCGCTCGTCGGCGTCGACGTCGCGTTCCTCGAGGTGCCCGACGCGACCGCGAGCCCGGCCGAGTACGTCGCCGACCTCGAAAACGAGAAGGCGGACCTCCGGGAGGAGCTCGACGCGGTCGACGCCGAGCTCGAGGAGGTGAAGGCTGAGGCCGCGGGGTTCCTCCTGCGCGCCGAAGAGCAGCTCACCATCGAGGCACAGAAGAAGCAGGCGCCGCTCTCCTTCGCGACCACCGAGAACGCGTTCATCGCGGAGGGGTGGATCCCGACCGCGACGGTCGCCGACTTCGAGGCGGTCATCGCCGACGCCGTCGGCGACCACGCCGAGGTCGAGGAGCTCGAGCGCGCCTCCTTCACCCCCGACGGCGACCACCACACCGAGGCGGTCGCCGACGGCGGGGCCGTCGGCGGCGCTTCCGCTTCTGCCTCCGCGGCCGCCGGCTCCGCAGCGAGCGCCGGCGACGACTCCGCCGGATCGAGCGAGGAGGACGCCGAACGCGAGGCGGCCACGGACGGCGGCCACGCGACCCACGGCGGCGACGACCCGCCGGTCGTCCAGGACAACGGGAGCGCGGCCGGCCCGTTCGAACTGCTCGTCCAGGGCTTCGGCCGGCCGAAGTACTCCGAGTTCGACCCGACGCTTCTGGTCTTCCTCACGTTCCCGCTCATGTTCGGGTTCATGATCGGGGACGTGGGATACGGGGTGTTGTACGCCGCGATCGGCTACTTCCTGTACTCGAACTACGAGGGGACGTTCCGTGAACTCGGCGCGGTCGCCATCTGGGCCGGACTGTTCACGGTCCTGTTCGGGATCTACTTCGGGATCGACGTCTTCGGCTACCACGCCTACCAGCTGTTCGGCATCCACTGGCCGGTCGCCGGGAAGGGGCTCTCCCCGGCCGACCTGAACTGGGCGCTGTCGTTCCTCGTCGTCAGCGTGCTGTTCGGGCTGATCCACCTGAACGTGGGGTACGTCCTCTCGTTCGTCAGCAACTACCAGCAGCACGACCTGAAACACGCGCTGTACGAGGGTGGCTCGTGGCTGCTGCTCCTCAACGGCGCGTGGATCTGGATCTTCAGCCAGCACGTGCCGGGACCGAAGCCCGACTTTCTGTTCGAGTCGGTCTCGATCCTCACCCTCGGCGCCGTCTCGTTCCCCGGCTTCCCGGTCGTCGTGGGGATCGCCGGCCTCGTGGCCGCCGCGCTCGGTGCCGTCCTGCTCGCGATCGGCGAACCGGCCGAGCTCGCCGAGGTGCTCTCGCCCATCGTGAACGTCATCTCGTACGCCCGGATCATGGCGGTGCTGCTCGCGAAGGGCGGAATGGCGCTCGCGGTCAACCTGCTCGCGTTCGGCGCGTACATCGGCGAGGGCGGCGAGGGGAGCTTCCACTTCATCTTCACGCCCGAGTACCTCGCGTACATCCAGGAGCACTCCGTCGCGAACGGCGGCGAGTACGAGCTCGTCTTCGCCGGGCTCACGACCGCGTTCGAGCCGAGCGCCGTCGGGATCCTCGCCTTGGTGGGCGGCGTCGCCGTGGCGTTCGTCGGCCACGTCGTCGTCCTCCTGCTCGGCGTCACCTCCGCCGGCATCCAGGCGGTGCGTCTCGAGTACGTCGAGTTCTTCGGGAAGTTCTACGAGGGCGGCGGCGACGCGTACACGCCGTTCGGGTACGACCGTCAGTACACCGAGGAGTAG
- the ahaH gene encoding ATP synthase archaeal subunit H has translation MARPEVLDRIKEAETEADEIIAEAESDADERLAEARARADEIRAEAEEEAAAEAEARLESAREELEERREEILAEGREDREALESTARERVDDAVDYAVERFEEAIKGRKTGE, from the coding sequence ATGGCGAGACCAGAGGTGCTCGACCGGATCAAGGAGGCTGAAACGGAGGCGGACGAGATCATCGCGGAGGCGGAATCGGACGCCGACGAGCGCCTCGCCGAGGCCAGAGCGCGCGCGGACGAGATCCGCGCCGAGGCCGAGGAGGAGGCGGCGGCCGAGGCCGAGGCCCGGCTGGAGTCCGCCCGCGAGGAGCTCGAGGAACGCCGCGAGGAGATCCTCGCCGAGGGCCGCGAGGACCGCGAAGCGCTCGAATCGACCGCCCGCGAGCGGGTCGACGACGCCGTCGACTACGCGGTCGAGCGGTTCGAGGAGGCGATCAAGGGCCGGAAGACGGGGGAATGA